A region of Streptomyces sp. R44 DNA encodes the following proteins:
- a CDS encoding TrmH family RNA methyltransferase, producing the protein MVTPELISPRSPRVVAARRLAKRNFRGKDRLFIAEGPQAVREAVEHRGSTGEPTLVELFTTVEAAERYAAIVDAARAAGARVHFASDAVLAEVSQTVTPQGLVGVCRFLDSPFEEIIAAKPKLVAVLAHVRDPGNAGTVLRCADAAGADAVVLTDASVDLYNPKSVRASVGSLFHLPVAVGVPVEQAVAGLKGAGVRILAADGAGQDDLDDELDAGTMGGPTAWIFGNEAWGLPEETRALADAVVRVPIHGKAESLNLATAAAVCLYASARAQRPRTSA; encoded by the coding sequence ATGGTCACCCCCGAGCTGATCTCCCCGCGTTCCCCGCGCGTCGTCGCCGCCCGGCGGCTCGCCAAGCGCAACTTCCGGGGCAAGGACCGCCTCTTCATCGCCGAGGGCCCCCAGGCCGTCCGCGAGGCCGTCGAGCACCGCGGCAGCACCGGAGAGCCCACCCTCGTCGAGCTCTTCACCACCGTGGAGGCCGCCGAGCGCTACGCCGCCATCGTCGACGCCGCCCGCGCGGCCGGCGCCCGCGTCCACTTCGCCTCCGACGCCGTCCTCGCCGAGGTCTCCCAGACCGTCACCCCGCAGGGCCTCGTCGGCGTCTGCCGCTTCCTCGACTCGCCGTTCGAGGAGATCATCGCCGCCAAGCCCAAGCTGGTCGCCGTCCTCGCGCACGTCCGCGACCCCGGGAACGCCGGCACCGTACTGCGCTGCGCCGACGCGGCCGGCGCCGACGCCGTCGTCCTCACCGACGCCTCCGTCGACCTCTACAACCCCAAGTCCGTCCGCGCCTCCGTCGGCTCCCTCTTCCACCTGCCGGTGGCCGTCGGCGTCCCCGTCGAGCAGGCCGTCGCCGGACTCAAGGGCGCGGGCGTACGGATCCTCGCCGCCGACGGGGCCGGCCAGGACGACCTCGACGACGAGCTCGACGCCGGCACCATGGGCGGGCCCACCGCCTGGATCTTCGGCAACGAGGCCTGGGGGCTGCCCGAGGAGACCCGGGCGCTCGCCGACGCCGTCGTCCGCGTCCCGATCCACGGCAAGGCCGAGAGCCTCAACCTCGCCACCGCCGCCGCGGTCTGCCTGTACGCCTCCGCTCGCGCCCAGCGTCCGCGAACCTCCGCCTGA
- a CDS encoding SseB family protein, which translates to MELKNIPDPGFSDDDGTADPRLAAALAAWAEDRTAHGPVLEALKEARLLVPVVAVLGEVEIDPETGLKQEKTSDMAVPTLTAGDRRALPAFTSIASLALWDPEARPVAVPTRQALAALVHEKADTLVLDLAGPVPYQVTGSALLALAEGRSSTDPLDDPAVREAVRAVVAAEPAVLRAHLGPGTADGTVALVLAEDAAPAEAAQRVARALAADETLRARLVRGLDLALLPASATPPGEPFYVKR; encoded by the coding sequence GTGGAGCTCAAGAACATTCCGGACCCCGGTTTCTCCGACGACGACGGCACCGCCGACCCGCGGCTCGCGGCGGCCCTCGCGGCCTGGGCGGAGGACCGGACCGCACACGGCCCCGTCCTCGAAGCCCTGAAGGAGGCCCGGCTGCTCGTCCCCGTGGTCGCCGTCCTCGGCGAGGTCGAGATCGACCCCGAGACGGGCCTGAAGCAGGAGAAGACGAGCGACATGGCGGTCCCCACCCTCACGGCCGGCGACCGGCGCGCCCTGCCGGCCTTCACCTCGATCGCCTCGCTCGCCCTCTGGGACCCGGAGGCCCGCCCCGTGGCCGTCCCCACCCGGCAGGCGCTCGCCGCGCTCGTCCACGAGAAGGCCGACACCCTGGTCCTGGACCTGGCGGGACCCGTGCCGTACCAGGTGACCGGCTCCGCCCTGCTCGCTCTCGCCGAGGGCCGCTCCAGCACCGACCCGCTCGACGACCCGGCCGTCCGGGAAGCAGTGCGCGCCGTGGTCGCCGCCGAGCCCGCCGTGCTCCGCGCCCACCTGGGGCCCGGCACCGCCGACGGCACCGTCGCCCTGGTCCTCGCCGAGGACGCCGCCCCGGCGGAGGCCGCCCAGCGCGTGGCCCGCGCCCTGGCCGCCGACGAAACACTGAGGGCCCGCCTGGTGCGGGGCCTCGACCTGGCACTCCTGCCGGCCTCGGCCACGCCTCCGGGCGAGCCCTTCTACGTGAAGCGGTAG
- a CDS encoding DUF1844 domain-containing protein: MSETPQNESTETPDFESMTRDIAEVPAVEVIVTVAVNLMSAAAVKLGLTEEGEKHKDLDEARKLIHALAGLLDAGATEVSSFHAAPLRDGLKSLQLAFREASLIPDEPGQGPGEKYTGPVYG, translated from the coding sequence ATGAGCGAGACGCCCCAGAACGAGTCCACGGAAACCCCCGACTTCGAGAGCATGACCCGCGACATCGCGGAGGTCCCGGCGGTCGAGGTGATCGTGACGGTCGCCGTCAACCTGATGAGCGCCGCCGCGGTGAAGCTCGGGCTCACCGAGGAGGGCGAGAAGCACAAGGACCTCGACGAGGCGCGCAAGCTGATCCACGCGCTCGCGGGTCTCCTGGACGCCGGCGCGACGGAGGTCTCCTCCTTCCACGCCGCTCCGCTGCGGGACGGCCTGAAGTCCCTCCAGCTCGCCTTCCGCGAGGCGTCCCTGATCCCGGACGAGCCGGGCCAGGGACCGGGCGAGAAGTACACCGGACCGGTGTACGGCTAG
- the mycP gene encoding type VII secretion-associated serine protease mycosin gives MIRSRHRRARGGAVALLAAAFSVLPATTAPAHADTIRARQWGLEALHTTEAWRTTKGRGVTVAVLDTGVDAEHPDLAGSVLTGRDLVGFGAAKGDRAWARHGTAMAGIIAGHGHGPGGGDGVLGVAPDVRILPVRVILESTDKARDKARKTRGSALAEGIRWAADHGADVINLSLGDDSKSAHPDAGEDAAVQYALAKGVSVVASAGNGGEKGDHISYPAAYPGVIAVAAVDRYGTHASFSTRRWYATVSAPGDDIVIADPDRRYYEGWGTSAAAAFVSGAVALVRSAHPDLTPAQVKRLLIDTARNRPKGGRSDAKGYGTVDPAAAIAAGGRIKGGDPKNTATGYRGRYFGPGPVPAAEESRPLGLLAPVAGGLGALLLLTAVILRRAHRAS, from the coding sequence GTGATCCGATCCCGCCACCGCCGGGCCCGCGGCGGCGCGGTCGCCCTGCTCGCCGCCGCCTTCTCCGTCCTGCCCGCCACCACCGCCCCCGCGCACGCCGACACCATCCGGGCCCGCCAGTGGGGCCTCGAAGCCCTGCACACCACGGAGGCCTGGCGCACCACCAAGGGCAGGGGCGTGACCGTCGCCGTCCTCGACACCGGAGTCGACGCCGAGCACCCGGACCTCGCCGGTTCCGTCCTCACCGGCCGCGACCTCGTCGGCTTCGGCGCCGCGAAGGGCGACCGCGCCTGGGCGAGGCACGGCACCGCCATGGCCGGCATCATCGCCGGACACGGCCACGGCCCCGGCGGCGGGGACGGCGTGCTCGGTGTCGCTCCCGACGTCCGGATCCTTCCCGTACGGGTCATCCTGGAGTCCACGGACAAGGCCCGCGACAAGGCCCGCAAGACCCGGGGCTCCGCCCTCGCCGAAGGCATCCGCTGGGCCGCCGACCACGGCGCCGACGTCATCAACCTCTCCCTCGGCGACGACTCCAAGTCCGCCCACCCCGACGCGGGCGAGGACGCCGCCGTCCAGTACGCCCTCGCCAAGGGCGTCTCCGTGGTCGCCTCCGCCGGCAACGGCGGCGAGAAGGGCGACCACATCTCGTACCCCGCGGCCTACCCGGGCGTCATCGCCGTCGCCGCCGTCGACCGCTACGGCACCCACGCCTCCTTCTCCACCCGCCGCTGGTACGCCACCGTCAGCGCCCCGGGCGACGACATCGTCATCGCCGACCCCGACCGCCGCTACTACGAGGGCTGGGGCACCAGCGCCGCCGCCGCGTTCGTCTCCGGCGCCGTCGCCCTCGTCCGCTCCGCGCACCCCGACCTCACCCCCGCCCAGGTCAAGCGGCTCCTCATCGACACCGCCCGCAACCGGCCGAAGGGCGGGCGCAGCGACGCCAAGGGGTACGGGACGGTCGACCCGGCCGCCGCGATCGCGGCCGGGGGCCGGATCAAGGGCGGCGACCCCAAGAACACCGCCACCGGCTACCGGGGCCGCTACTTCGGGCCCGGCCCCGTCCCCGCCGCCGAGGAGAGCCGCCCGCTCGGCCTGCTCGCCCCCGTCGCCGGCGGCCTCGGCGCCCTCCTGCTCCTCACCGCCGTGATACTCCGCCGCGCCCACCGGGCCTCCTAG
- the rplT gene encoding 50S ribosomal protein L20 translates to MARVKRAVNAHKKRRAILEAASGYRGQRSRLYRKAKEQVTHSLVYNYNDRKKRKGDFRQLWIQRINAAARQNGMTYNRLIQGLKAANIEVDRKILAELAVNDINAFAALVEVAQKALPADVNAPKVAA, encoded by the coding sequence GTGGCACGCGTCAAGCGGGCAGTCAACGCCCACAAGAAGCGCCGGGCGATCCTCGAGGCGGCCTCCGGCTACCGCGGTCAGCGTTCGCGCCTGTACCGCAAGGCCAAGGAGCAGGTCACCCACTCGCTGGTCTACAACTACAACGACCGCAAGAAGCGCAAGGGCGACTTCCGTCAGCTGTGGATCCAGCGCATCAACGCCGCTGCCCGCCAGAACGGCATGACGTACAACCGCCTCATCCAGGGTCTGAAGGCCGCCAACATCGAGGTGGACCGCAAGATCCTCGCCGAGCTGGCCGTCAACGACATCAACGCGTTCGCCGCGCTGGTCGAGGTCGCGCAGAAGGCCCTCCCGGCCGACGTCAACGCCCCGAAGGTCGCCGCCTGA
- a CDS encoding ATP-binding protein, translating into MTVGTDSPAQARSAAPHAPKTPEPAPPAGFAGLDPDDLPDGLVIADETGRVVCFNAAAGRITAVRADRALGLPLDQALPLEDLKGRRWWALTDPYGGLSTRRGQPERNLLLPGGREVLVSARYVREHPTGPVRRVVVSLRGTEARRRTERSHAELIATVAHELRSPLTSVKGFTATLLDKWERFNDEQKRLMLETVDADAGRIKRLIAELLDISRIDSGRLEVRRQPVDIAAAVGRHIQVHTTGGQSPDRFFVRIRPQLPALWADPDKIDQILGNLLENAVRHGDGTVTIEVAPTTLGDDGEEGTEVTVSDEGPGIPEASMSRVFTRFWRGSKRGGTGLGLYIVKGVVEAHGGTITVGRGPRGGAEFRFILPVGTPAHLL; encoded by the coding sequence ATGACGGTCGGCACGGACAGTCCCGCACAGGCACGGAGCGCCGCGCCGCACGCCCCGAAGACGCCCGAGCCCGCGCCGCCCGCGGGGTTCGCGGGGCTCGATCCCGACGACCTGCCCGACGGTCTCGTCATCGCCGACGAGACCGGCCGCGTCGTCTGCTTCAACGCCGCCGCCGGCCGCATCACCGCCGTCCGCGCCGACCGGGCCCTCGGCCTCCCGCTGGACCAGGCGCTGCCCCTGGAGGACCTCAAGGGACGCCGCTGGTGGGCCCTGACCGATCCGTACGGCGGACTCTCCACCCGCCGCGGCCAGCCCGAGCGCAACCTGCTGCTCCCCGGCGGCCGCGAGGTCCTCGTCTCCGCCCGGTACGTCCGCGAGCACCCCACCGGACCCGTCCGCCGGGTCGTGGTCTCCCTGCGCGGCACCGAGGCGCGCCGCCGCACCGAACGCAGCCACGCCGAGCTCATCGCCACCGTCGCGCACGAGCTGCGCTCCCCGCTCACCTCCGTGAAGGGCTTCACCGCCACCCTCCTCGACAAGTGGGAGCGGTTCAACGACGAGCAGAAGCGGCTCATGCTGGAGACGGTCGACGCCGACGCGGGCCGCATCAAGCGGCTCATCGCCGAACTCCTCGACATCTCCCGGATCGACTCCGGCCGCCTCGAAGTGCGCCGCCAGCCCGTCGACATCGCCGCCGCCGTCGGCCGGCACATCCAGGTGCACACCACCGGCGGCCAGTCCCCGGACCGCTTCTTCGTACGGATCAGGCCACAGCTGCCCGCGCTCTGGGCCGACCCCGACAAGATCGACCAGATCCTCGGGAACCTCCTCGAAAATGCCGTGCGCCACGGCGACGGAACCGTCACCATCGAGGTGGCACCCACCACGCTGGGCGACGACGGGGAAGAGGGGACGGAGGTCACCGTGAGCGATGAGGGACCCGGCATCCCGGAAGCGTCGATGAGCCGCGTCTTCACCCGCTTCTGGCGCGGCAGCAAACGCGGCGGCACCGGTCTCGGCCTCTATATCGTCAAGGGCGTCGTCGAGGCCCACGGCGGCACCATCACCGTCGGACGTGGCCCCCGTGGCGGGGCAGAGTTCCGATTTATCCTGCCCGTCGGCACCCCGGCCCACCTCCTCTGA
- the rpmI gene encoding 50S ribosomal protein L35: protein MPKNKTHSGAKKRFKVTGSGKILRERAGKRHLLEHKSSKLTRRLTGNAEMAPGDAAKIKKMLGI, encoded by the coding sequence ATGCCGAAGAACAAGACGCACTCCGGTGCCAAGAAGCGCTTCAAGGTCACCGGCTCCGGCAAGATCCTGCGCGAGCGCGCCGGCAAGCGCCACCTGCTCGAGCACAAGTCGTCCAAGCTGACGCGTCGCCTCACCGGCAACGCCGAGATGGCCCCGGGCGACGCGGCCAAGATCAAGAAGATGCTGGGCATCTGA
- the infC gene encoding translation initiation factor IF-3 — MSAEPRINDRIRVPEVRLVGPSGEQVGIVPLAKALELAQEYDLDLVEVAANARPPVCKLMDYGKFKYESAMKAREARKNQAHTVIKEMKLRPKIDPHDYDTKKGHVVRFLKQGDKVKITIMFRGREQSRPELGFRLLQRLASDVEELGFIESNPKQDGRNMIMVLGPHKKKTEAMAEAREAQAARKAERQGVSVEETSEAPVEAPVAEAPADAPAETPEA; from the coding sequence ATCAGCGCCGAGCCCCGCATCAACGACAGGATTCGCGTTCCCGAGGTGCGACTTGTCGGACCCAGCGGCGAGCAGGTCGGGATTGTTCCGCTTGCCAAGGCCCTGGAGCTCGCACAGGAGTACGACCTCGACCTGGTCGAGGTCGCGGCGAACGCCCGTCCGCCCGTGTGCAAGCTCATGGACTACGGGAAGTTCAAGTACGAGTCGGCCATGAAGGCCCGTGAGGCGCGCAAGAACCAGGCGCACACGGTCATCAAGGAGATGAAGCTCCGGCCGAAGATCGACCCGCACGACTACGACACCAAGAAGGGTCACGTCGTCCGGTTCCTCAAGCAGGGTGACAAGGTCAAGATCACGATCATGTTCCGTGGTCGTGAGCAGTCCCGCCCCGAGCTTGGATTCCGACTGCTGCAGCGGCTGGCGTCGGACGTCGAGGAGCTTGGCTTCATCGAGTCCAACCCGAAGCAGGACGGCCGGAACATGATCATGGTTCTCGGTCCGCACAAGAAGAAGACCGAGGCCATGGCCGAGGCGCGTGAGGCCCAGGCCGCACGCAAGGCCGAGCGTCAGGGTGTCTCCGTCGAGGAGACGTCCGAGGCTCCGGTCGAGGCCCCGGTCGCCGAGGCTCCGGCCGACGCTCCGGCCGAGACCCCCGAGGCGTGA